TTCGGATGACCGGCGTGGTAGGCATCCGCCCATTTCTGGAAATGGCCGGCAAACTTCGCGTTGGTCACGACGTACACCCGGTCAATGCCGCCGACGGGCGCGAGGTTGTCCAGCACGTACTCGATCATCGGCTTGCCCGCGACGGGCAGTAGCGGTTTGGGCTGCGTGAGGGTCAGCGGGTAAAGGCGCGTGGCGTAGCCGGCGGCGAGGATGACGACTTTCATGGAGCGGTTGGACTCAATTCTGATTTTCGAACAGGCCGGGCGCGATCTTCCGCGCCAGCGCCGTTGACCGCGCGAGGATTTCCGAGCCACTTTCGCAGTTCAAGGCGAATTCGGCCAGTTCACGCGCCTCTTCGAGTTTCAGGCGGCGAATCAGGAACTTGACCTGGGGCACGATGGAGAAGGCGGCGCTGAGTTCGTCCACTCCCAGTCCCAGCAGCAGCGGCACCAGCGCGGGGTCGCCCGCCATCTCGCCGCAAACACCCACCCAGATGCCGTTGCGATGGCCCGCCTCGACCGTTGCCTTGATCAGCCTGACGATGGCCGGGTGCGTCGGCTCATACAGGTGCGCGATCTTCTCGTTCAGCCGGTCAACGGCAAGCGAGTATTGAATCAGGTCGTTCGTGCCGATGCTGAAGAATTTCACCCGCTTGGCCAGCGAATCCGCCGCCAAAACCGCCGAGGGAATCTCAATCATGGCGCCGATTTCGAGATTGCCGCCATACGGGATGTTTTGCGCCAGCAACTGCTGCCGGCATTCCTCGACGAAGGCGTTGGCCTGGTTCAACTCGTCCAGGCCGGAAATCATGGGATACATCACCTTGATGTTTCCCTCGACGGCGGCCCGCAGAATCGCCCGCAACTGCGCGTGAAAAATCTCCCGCTCCTGAAGGCAAAACCGGATCGCGCGCCAGCCCAGAAACGGATTGAGTTCCTGCGGCATGGACAGGTGTGAAAGGAACTTGTCACCGCCCAGGTCGAGGGTGCGGATGACGACCGGGGCCGGTTTCAACGCCGCGGCAACCTGGCGGTACACCGTGTATTGCTCCTCCTCGGACGGCAGCGTCTCGCGATTCAGATAGAGATACTCGGTGCGGAAAAGGCCGACGCCCTCGGCCCCGCAGGCGCGCACGTGCTCCGCGTCCGCCCCCTGCTCCACATTGGCCGAAAGGATGACCCGCGCGCCGTCCAGCGTGATGGCGGGCTCATCGCGGATGTCGCGCAGCTTGACCTCGAGATTGACCTGCTTGCGGGCGAGCTGGCCGTATTCGAACAACGTCTGGTCGGTCGGATTGACGACGAGCAACCCGTTGAAACCGTCCAGCAGGACGTGCTGGCCGGATTGCAACAGTCTGCTGGCATCGCGCAAACCAACGACCGCAGGAATCTGCAGCGAGCGCGCCATGATGGCCGTGTGCGAGGTCTTGCTGCCCGCATCCGTCGCGAAACCAAGCACCATCTTTTTGTCCAGCAGTGCAGTCGTCGAAGGCGCGAGGTCATAGCTGATGATGATGCACGGTTCTTTGAGTTTATGGATCCCGGCCTCGTCGGTCCGACCCGTCAGATTGTCCAGCACGCGGGAGGTGACATCACGCATGTCGGTGGATCTTTCACGCAGGTAGTCGTCGTCCATCGAACTGAGCGTGGTCGCGTATTTCTCGGCAATTTGTTGAAAGGCGTGCTCGGCGTTGATTTTCTGCTCCTGAATCACGCGCGTCACCTCATCAATCAAGGTCGGATCCTCCAGCACGAGCAGATGAGCGTCGAAGATGCTGGCGTCTTTGGCGCCCATCGCCTGGTTCACCTTGCGCTGGACTTCGATGATCTGGTGGCGGGTCTGAATCAGGGCCTGCTCCAGCCGCTGGATTTCCTGCGGTA
The sequence above is drawn from the Candidatus Angelobacter sp. genome and encodes:
- the ptsP gene encoding phosphoenolpyruvate--protein phosphotransferase, coding for MSEPTRSGEKILRGIPVSGGVCRGKIVVLGKTHDAIVRHGIPEAELPQEIQRLEQALIQTRHQIIEVQRKVNQAMGAKDASIFDAHLLVLEDPTLIDEVTRVIQEQKINAEHAFQQIAEKYATTLSSMDDDYLRERSTDMRDVTSRVLDNLTGRTDEAGIHKLKEPCIIISYDLAPSTTALLDKKMVLGFATDAGSKTSHTAIMARSLQIPAVVGLRDASRLLQSGQHVLLDGFNGLLVVNPTDQTLFEYGQLARKQVNLEVKLRDIRDEPAITLDGARVILSANVEQGADAEHVRACGAEGVGLFRTEYLYLNRETLPSEEEQYTVYRQVAAALKPAPVVIRTLDLGGDKFLSHLSMPQELNPFLGWRAIRFCLQEREIFHAQLRAILRAAVEGNIKVMYPMISGLDELNQANAFVEECRQQLLAQNIPYGGNLEIGAMIEIPSAVLAADSLAKRVKFFSIGTNDLIQYSLAVDRLNEKIAHLYEPTHPAIVRLIKATVEAGHRNGIWVGVCGEMAGDPALVPLLLGLGVDELSAAFSIVPQVKFLIRRLKLEEARELAEFALNCESGSEILARSTALARKIAPGLFENQN